The following are from one region of the Acomys russatus chromosome 32, mAcoRus1.1, whole genome shotgun sequence genome:
- the LOC127184227 gene encoding 60S ribosomal protein L27-like — MGKFMKPGKVVLVLAGHYSGHKAIIVKNINVGTSDHPYRRALVADGTSDRPYSHALVAGIDCYPRKVTAAMGKKKIAKRSKIKSFVKVYNYNHLMPTRYSVDIPLDKTVVNKDVFRDPALKCKARREAKVKFEERYKTGKNKWFFQKLRF, encoded by the coding sequence ATGGGCAAGTTCATGAAACCCGGGAAAGTGGTGCTGGTCCTGGCTGGGCACTACTCCGGACACAAAGCCATCATCGTGAAGAACATCAATGTTGGCACCTCAGACCACCCTTACAGGCGTGCCCTGGTGGCTGATGGCACCTCAGACCGCCCTTACAGCCATGCCCTGGTGGCTGGAATTGACTGCTATCCCCGAAAAGTGACAGCTGCCATGGGCAAGAAGAAAATCGCCAAGAGGTCAAAGATCAAGTCCTTTGTGAAAGTTTATAACTACAATCACCTCATGCCCACCAGGTACTCTGTGGATATCCCCTTGGACAAGACTGTTGTCAACAAGGACGTCTTTAGAGACCCAGCCCTGAAATGCAAGGCCCGGCGGGAGGCCAAGGTCAAGTTTGAGGAACGAtacaagacaggaaagaacaaatggtttttccagaagcttcgcttttag